A stretch of DNA from Thermodesulfobacteriota bacterium:
GGGTTCGATTCCCTCCTGCCCTGCACAGGACACACGAATGGATAAGATAAAGAATATAAGCTCGAGCGTCACACAGTTTGCCTCCGACATAGAAAGCGAGGCAAGACGTATAACGTGGCCTTCGAGACAAGAAGCCGTCAAGTCGACCCTGGCCGTTGTGGCCATATCGGGCATATTCGCGGCGTTTCTGGGCCTCGTGGATTATCTGTTCTCGATCGGTGTAAGGGCGCTGCTTGGTTAAGACGGAGAGGGAGACAGGGATTTTCTATGCCTAAAAGATGGTACGTAGTTCATACCAATACCGGCTTTGAGGACAGGGTTAAGTCCTATATCGAAGACAGGGCCAAGCAGGAGGGGCTCGACGACGAGGTTCTCGAAGTCCTGGTCCCGACGGAGACCATTGTCGAGCCGGTTAAGGGCGGCAAGAAAAAGACCT
This window harbors:
- the secE gene encoding preprotein translocase subunit SecE gives rise to the protein MDKIKNISSSVTQFASDIESEARRITWPSRQEAVKSTLAVVAISGIFAAFLGLVDYLFSIGVRALLG